Below is a genomic region from Thermofilaceae archaeon.
GGCAGGCTGATGCTCTCCCTGAGATTCGAGTGGCAGGGTGGCGGTATGGAGCACGTGAGGCTTCTGTACTCCCTCCACGCGACTGGTGCCTGCACTCTAACGGCTAGGTGCTTCGCATCATCGTTGACCCTCTGCTCGGAGAGCACGACGATCAGCCGTGGGTCGAAGTGGCTTCGGTAGGCGTACCCGACGCCGTTCGCGTACTCGATCTCGCTCGCACCGGTGAGCCTGCTCAAATCGTACTCCACGCCTGGCTTGTTCAATACGACCTCTACGGCGTAGACGTCCGCCGGGCTGAAACAGGCAGCCACTAACGGCAGCACTACAGCGGTCACCAGCACGAGTACCGCTGAAGCGGTTTTCCCGCTCAAACTCATCTCGGCTCGAAATCCTATACCGGGCCCTAGTAAAGAGGCAAACGTTCTGAACGGGGCGTAAACACCTGTGAACGCATCCTCAAGGGCAGCCTAAAACCGGAGACACTGAGTCTGGCGGATGCCGGTCTACCCATTCGAATGGAGTAGCGCGCAACGGTGGGGTCGGTTGTCCAGTACAATGCTACTCTGCGCGGATTTGGAAGGTTAAACATGGTTTTCGGAAACTTGGAGCGGTAATGGTGCTCAATAAGTCATGAAACGTTTATAGGAAGATACAACGCTGTAAGGCAGGCGTGAGAATGGCAAGTTGGGGATCGGCTTTTGCAGCTGCTTTGAAGATACTTCTGATGTGCGCTGTTTGGTACATTATCGGATTAATTATAATTGTCACAGGCCTAGCTGCTATGGGATCCTCGCTTCAGGCTTTAATGCAGTCCATGATGGGTTCACCGTACGGTGCTCCTCAAGTTGATTTCACCGGCCTAGTTGCCGGCCTTGTGCTCATAATCGTCGGGCTGACCATCGCATCGCTTGGGTCGATAGCGACCTTCCTCAAGTACTCGGCTGAGTACTACGCTAGAGAAATCATTCGATACCTCCCGCCTCCCCCGCCCCCAACGTAGATCCAGGCCCCTCGAACCCGGTTCAGCGTGTGTAGGCAGTAGTGCTCCAAACCGAGGAACGTAGAGTTACTGTGGGAAGTGCCGTGGTGGCGCGTAGCAACCGTTCAGCCCCCGCTCGAGTCTGGTACAACGCTTTGCGAGCCTCTTGCTGCTACTCGTGATCTCCGTGTATCTGCGGCAGACATAGCGTTGAAGCGAAGAGAAGGGTGTGCGCCCCTAGAGAGTTCCCGCACAAACAAGCTTCAACTGTGTCTTGAAGCCGCTGTTGGGGAACCCTGTGCGCGTAAAGGCTGTGGAGCGCATCGCAATGATCGCCCCCCTCTAGCCTTTAACCGTGAGCCTGGTCCACGCCGCAAACCGCCTACCCTCCGCTTCCATGTAGGGGAAGCGAGCTTCAATAACGTAGTCTCCCGCCTCACTTAAGCGTAAATCGTACTCGAAGGAGATGGACGCCGTGGCTTTCAGAACCCGTTCCTCGAGGACCTGTATGCACGGCACGCTAGGGTCGAAACCTGCGGGGTAGACCTCGACGGGCTCAACCCCCTCTCTGTGTAGGAGGACTCTCGTGTCCGGGTGGCACGGCGTCGGGGAGATGTAGTTGAAGTCTTCGGGCATCAAGTTGAAAACCGTTACTCGAATTCTCCGCGTGGAGCCTACGTTAGCCACAGGTTCACCCACATCGATGAAGATCAGGATGTTGAGCTCGCTCGAAAGGGAGGCTGTTATAGCCTGCAGCAGTGCGTGGAGGTGCGTCAGCTCGGAGGGTACTTTGCTGAGATCCGTCCACATGTAAGTGAGCGTTCTACCTCCTCTTCGGACAACCAGGCTGTAGGTGAAGTAGTCGGCACCCCCCTCCGGCTCCAGCTTCAAGCCGTTGGGGTGGGATGAGAGCAGTTTCTCCAACCTGCTGGTTAAACCGCTCAAAACCTGCTGGGGTAGTTTGGCGGACCTCACCGTGTTGCCTCTAACCCTGTACACCGCGTCTCCGCCGGAACTGAGAACGATTCCGTCATTCCTACCCCAGAAGCCCCCCGTGATGCTGTACTCGAGGGTGAAGCCGGCTTCCCCCCTCCTTAGGGATGATGTAATGAGGAGAATCATCACGGCAACAGTGGCGCAAACCCCCGCTAAGTGTATGGTGACTTTCACTATGTTCGTGGTTTAGAGGATTTCCAGCTAATATATTCATCGTCCAGGCCGTTTAAGGTACAACCTTTAGCGTTTAACGGGAGGTCTATAAGGCGTGCTCAACGAGGTGCCTGTGCGCCCCTTAGCTGTTGCTGGAAGGGTTCTAGAGGGGTTCGACGAGAGTGGGAGGCCGATCTGGCACGACGGCATGGTGGTGGAGGGGGGCCGCGTAGTCTACCTGGGTTCTCGCGCGAGGGAGGTGGCGGGGCCCGGGGCTACGGTGTTGGAGGTGGACGGCGTTGTGCTGCCGGGCTTCACCGACTCCCACGCTCACCTTTCGAGCCTCGGCCTCTCGTTGAAGACGCTGGATCTGAGGGGTGTGGACTCGATCGGGGAGTTGAAGAGGAGGGTTGCGGAAGCCGCGCGCAAGCTGGGTCCCGGTGCGTGGATCCTGGGTAGGGGTTGGGATCAGGAGTTGTTCAAGGAGGGTAGGTGGCCTACGCGGTGGGACCTCGATGAAGCGGCCCCCAGCAACCCGGTGCTGCTCGTCAGAGTGTGCGGCCACGCGGCTGTCGCGAACACGCTCGCTCTCGCTGCTGCTGGAATCACGGATTCCACGCCCGACCCGCCCGGCGGCATCATCGAGAGGGAGGGTGGCAGAGTGACGGGCGTCCTGAAGGAGTCCGCCGTTGAAATGGTGCTCGCCGTTGCCCAGAGGGGGTCTGCTGAGGCGATGGTCCGCGAGGGGGTTGAAGCCCTGCTGGCCAACGGGGTGACATGCGTCCACGCGATGTCCGTCAGAGGGGAGGAGCTGGCCGCGCTCGTGAAGCTCGCTGAATCGGGGGAGCTGCGCGTGCGCGTGAGAGCGTACCTCGACTCGAGCGTCCCTGATCCGAGGCCGCTGAGCTTGGGGTACCTGCGCGTGGTCGGCTTGAAGGCCTTCGCCGACGGCAGCTTGGGCGCTAGGACGGCTGCCCTCCGGGAGCCCTACAGCGACGACCCGGGCAACTCGGGTGTCCTTCTGATGGATCGAAGCGCGATCGCCCGCGCGCTGGAGATGGCTGGAAGGAGGGGTTTGCAGCTGGCGGTTCACGCGATCGGGGATAGAGCGCTCGAGGAGGTGGTTGAAGCGGCGAAGCTGGTGCGGGGGAGCCTCAGGGTTGAGCACGCTTCAGTGGCTCCGCCCGACCTGCTGGACCGGCTGGCTGAGCTCGGTTTACCGGTGAGCGCTCAACCGAGGTTCATCATCAGCGACTGGTGGATCGTCTCGAGGCTGGGTATGCGGGCGCGCTGGGCCTACCCGTTCAGGAGCATCCTCCAGCGCGGGATCAACCTCAGCTTCTCCTCTGACGCCCCCGTCGAGCCCTGCAACCCATGGGAGGGCGTCTACGCTGCCGTGACGAGGGGTTCCCTCGAGGGCCTGCCCGCGTCCCGGCTCTGGGCCTCCGAGGCCTTGAGGGTCGAGGAAGCCGTGAGGTGCTACACGGAGGCTGCGCCCAGGATCCTGGGCGAGGCTTACGGGAGGCTGAGCCCAGGCTACCCGGCGGACTTCATCGTGGTTGACGGGGACCCGTTCAGCCTACCGGGGGGAGAGGTCAGGCGCGTACGAGTGCTCGCCACCTACGTTGACGGCGTGAGAGTGCGCTAGGGCGGGCTGCGCGCACCTTATTAGAAGGTTCTCCTTCTGGTTACCGTGTTTGCAGTGGGCGAGGCCCGTCTGAAGGCCGTGAAGGGGCTCATCAGGGCGAGGGTGGTGGTCGATAGGGGTAGGGGCGTCGTCGTAGATGCGAGCGTCACCGGGGACTTCTTCGTGTACCCGGAGGACTGCGTCTTCCGGCTTGAGGAGGAGCTTAGGGGGGCTCCGGTCGGCGAGGTGAGGGAGAGGGTTGAGCGTGCGCTGAGCGGGGCGAAGCTCGTCGGCTCGACGGTGGAGGACTTCGTTAGGGTGGTCGAGGAGGCCGTGAGGGCTGCCGGGTGGAGCGGGTGAGGTCGCGCTGCAGGGCGTTCTGGGCCAGCGTGAGCGGGCTGGCTAGGAGGGCTTGGGAGGAGAGGAAGCGGTACCGCATGCTGACCCCGCAGGAGGCGCTGCTGCTCCTCCTCAACATCTCCGTGCTACCGGTGATGCTCTGGACCTCCAGTCTGCTTCTGACTGGCGCGAGCGTCTTCCTCGCCCGATCCTTCTACCCCCACGCGGCGCTGGTGATCTTTGTCAACAACCTGATGGCTGCCGGGCTGATATCGCTCACAGCTACGACTGCGAGGAGGCTCTCCTGGGTTTGGGCGCTCTCGAGCGAGGCTGTGAGCAGGAACGCTGGTAAAGCGGCGCTGCTCTTCACCACCTGCGTCTTCGCTGTCTCACTCTACATGAGGAGGAACATCGTATCCCCGATCCTCTTCCTCCTCCCGCACTTCTGGCTGGAGTACATGGCCTTGGCGGTGGCCGCGTACGCCGGCTTCAAGCCCTCACCGAGAGTCTTCGCCGCGTCCGCAGCCCTCCTAGCGGTGGCCGCGCTGTTCGAGGTTGCCGCAGCTGCAACCTTCGCGAGCCGTTGAGGTGCCCCCCATGGTGAGGGAGCTGAGGGTTCTCCTGTACGAGACCCCCGGCGACCCCTTCATGAACCTGGCTTTCGAGGAGGCGCTCGCGAGAGCTAGGGGCGCGGGCCTGATTCCCGACACCCTTCGGATCTGGAGGAACGCGAGGGCCGTCGTCATCGGCTACTTCCAGAGGGCTGAGGAGGAGGTGGACCTGGCTGAGGCGGAGAGGCTCAAGGTCAGCGTCGTCAGGCGGTTCACGGGCGGGGGAGCGGTCTACCACGATCTCGGCAACGTGAACTACGCGCTCGCCGTTAGCCTCCCCTCCAGCGACCCCGAGGGCTACGCCTACGGCTACCTGCTGCGCGGGACTCTAAGGGCGCTGGAGAAGCTGGGGGTTAGAGCGTCCGTGGAGAACGTGAACGACGTGGTCGCCGCCGGCAGGAAGGTCTCGGGGACGGCTGCCAGCTTCAGGTGGAACTGCTGCTTCCTTCACGGCACGCTCCTCGTCGACGCCGACCTCGACGCGCTCTCGAGGCTCCTGAAGCCCGCGGTGGAGAAGCTGTCCAGTAGGGGGATTTCAGACGTGAAGCGTAGGGTCGTGAACCTCTCGGAGCTGCTGGGGGTGAAGCCCAGCTACCGGAGGATCGTCTCGGCGCTCGTGGAGGGGTTCGCGGAGCTGCTGGGCGCTGAGGCCTACTTCGACCTACCCCTAAGGGAGGAGCTCGAGGTTGCCGAGCTCCTGTACGAGCGGAAGTACCGCAGGGTTGAGTGGAACTTGAGGAGGGCTCCGCACAGCGCGTTCGCGGGGCTGGAGGAGGAGATCAGGGGGGTTTTGAGAGGCTGACGACCTGCATCCGGAAGGGGTCGGGTATCGCCCCCCACTCGGGCCTGAAAGCCGCGTACTCCTCCCCGTGTCCATCGTTTATGTCGTAGAAGATCCATACCCCTATGGCCCGATCGGCCCCCCTGACGAGTTGGAGCTTCCTGGAGATGCCCTCAAGCCACTCCTTCGGCGTTCTAGCCCCGTGGTAGCCGGTGACCACCATCTGGCAGGGGAGCAGGTTCGAGTAGGCGCTAAGCGCGTCCTCCGAGTAGAGCTCGGTGACGACGAGGAACGGGGGATCCTTCGCCGCTAGGTCCACGGCAACCCTGACGAAGGGCTGGTCGATCCACGCCGCGTACAGGGGCTTCAGCCGGTCGGGCAGCGAGTTGTAGAAGCTGAGGACGTCGTCGGCAACCATCCTGTCGATCCAGCCGTACCAGACCGCGATCCTCCAGGTCGAGTTGAGCTGGGAGAGGAAGTCCATCACGCTGAGAACCAGCCTGTTCATCCGGGTGCCGGGGACCAGGTACTCTCGCTCAGCGCCGTACTTCCACTTGGGGAAGATGGCCCACATGATCCTCAGCCCTTGCTCGGCTGCGATGCTGTCGAGGAGCTTAAGGTTGCTGTAGTAGAGCTCGGTGTCGTCGGCCGGTACGACGATGATGACCGTGTTGTAGACCATCGATATCGCTCGGAAGTCCTCCTCCACGTAGCTGCGGTAAGCGCTGAGGTTCGCGTAGACGTAGAAGTAGATCCTATCCCCGTAGCGCTCCCTCCACTCCGGCGAGCTCGCCCCGGAAGGGAGTATGTATGCGATGGCCCTCACCCCGGGGGGAACGGTGCAGCTGGCACCGGCGGCCTCCCGCCTTAAGGTTTCCTCCAACTCTCGAAGCCTCTCCTGCAGCTGCTGCCGAACCCTCTCAACCTCCCTCAAGGTTTCCGAAAGCTCCTTCAGCCTTCTCGTTAACTCGGCCACCCTCATCAGGACGACAGCGGTTACTAAAAGAGAGGCCGCAGCTACGATTAAAGCCACCGCTGCTACAACGTAGCGAACGTCCACGGAGAGGCCTAAGCTGCAGCCTTTTATAAGTGCGCCCCCGATTTATTTCTGAAAACCAACTTGTTCTCAATAGGTTCATCGTTAATGACGGTGGAATATGTTATAAACAAATAGTTAAATGCTTTAATTCATTGTTTTTCTTATGAAGCCGTTAACTATTTATATCTACTGAGTTCTAACTAGTCGATGCATATGGAGCCAGGAAGGTTCCCCCTGATAGGGGAGAAAGTACCATCATTTACGGCAAAGACAACGCACGGTGTGATAAACTTCCCAGATGATTACAAAGGCAAATGGATCGTCCTCTTCAGCCACCCGGCCGACTTCACACCGGTCTGCACCACGGAGTTCGTAGCCTTCCAGAAGAGGTTCGAGGAGTTCCAGAAGCTCAACGTGCAGCTCATCGGCCTCAGCATCGACCAGGTGTTCAGCCACATAAAGTGGGTTGAGTGGATCAAGGAGAAGCTGGGCGTTGAGATAAAGTTCCCGATCATCGCCGACGACACGGGTGAGATCGCGAAGAAGTACGGCATGATCCACCCCGGCAAGGGGACGAACACGGTTAGAGCGGTCTTCATCATCGACCCCAACGGGATACTCAGAGCGGTGTTCTACTACCCGCAGGAGCTTGGGAGGAACATCGATGAGATCCTGAGGGCCGTCAAGGCTCTCCAGGTGAGCGACCAGCACAAGGTGGCCATGCCGGCGAACTGGCCGAACAACGAGCTGATCGGCGACAAAGTCATCATCCCACCCGCTACAGACGAGAAAACGGCCAAGGAGAGGCTTGAGAGAGCCGCGAGGAAGGAGATCGAGTGCTACGATTGGTGGTTCTGCTACAAATCACTGCAGTAGAAGCCACGTGCTAAAACTCTAAACCCTTTTCTTTTCCCTTTTTCTTCCCACTTCTCGAGCAGCCCCGCTCATAGTTCAGTAATATATCTCCCTCGTAGCCGGGGGTTTGAGAGGTATGAGGACCGTGAAATCGGGCTCGCTTGTGACGGTGGACGGGAGTTTTCGATTCCTCCTTGGAGTGAACTACTGGCCCCGCCTCCTCAACATCAGGATGTGGAGGGACTGGAGCGAGGAGGCGGTTAAGCAGGATGCGCTGCAGATGAGGGAGCTCGGCGTGCGTGTTGCGAGGGTGTTCATCAAGTGCGAGGATTTCGCCGACGAGCAGGGGGGTGTGAGGGAGGAGGCTGCGGCGAAGCTTGGCAAGCTCCTCGACATTCTCGCCGAGAACGGTGTTGGGGCTTTCGTGACCTTCCTCGTCGGCCACATGAGCGGTAAGAACTGGCCGATACCCTGGACCAGCTTCGAGGACCTCTACGAACCTGCGTCAGTCGAGAAGACGCTTCGCTTTGTGAGAAGCATAGTTGAGCGCTTCAAGGGGCACCCCGCTGTTGCGGGTTGGATCCTGAGTAACGAGCTGAGCCTCGTGAAGCGGGCCTCCAGCAGGGGTGAGGCGCTTCAGCTGCTCCGCTCATTCGCTTGCACCGTGAAGGGTTTAGATGGGGACCACGTCGTGAGCTCCGGTGACGTGCCGGACAGCTACATGCAGGAGACGCCGAACGTCAGGGACGTCGTGGACTATGTGGGCCCCCACCTATACCTCTACGACAGTGACGAGGTGAGGCATGGGTACGCGTACGCCTCCTACATCGAGCTGTTCTCCTGCGCCGGCTCCGCGCCCGTGATCCTGGAGGAGTTCGGGTTTAGCACGCTCCAGTACTCGGAGGAGAGCCACGCCCGCTTCATCAACGAAATCCTCTACACGGCGCTGGCCCACGAGGCTTCAGGCGCCTTCGTGTGGTGCTTCTCCGACTTCCCCCACGAGAGCGACCCGCCCTACGAGTGGAGGCCCCTGGAGTTGGGCTTCGGGCTGGTCCGGAGGGACGGGTCGTGGAAGCCGGCCGCCCACGTCTGCAGGAGGTTTGCGTCCGAGCTGGGCGCGCTGGAGGAGTTGGGGCTGCACACCCGGTACAGGAGGGTGGCTTCAGCGGCTGTAGTCGCCCCCTTCTACCTCTTTCGCGACTACGAGTTCGTTTGGTACAAGCAGGCGTTGGGCTTCTACGGGATTGCCCAGCTGTTGTGCGCGGGCTACGCGGCATTGACAGGTGCTAGCGTGCCTGCCAGAATCGTCTACGAGCTCGACGTTGAGCGGACCTTTGGTTGGGCGAAGCTGCTCACCCTGCCATCCACCGTTGCTGCCCTCGCATCCACTTGGAGGAGGCTGGTCGGCTACGTTGAGAGCGGAGGCGTGCTCTACGCGTCCTTCATCAGGGGGCTGGGTGGCTTCAGGGCGCTCCACGACTCCCCAACCCACCTCTGGGTGGAGTTGTTCGGGGTTGAAAACACGCTTGAGGCGGGGAGCGTCGGTAGGAGCCTGGCTGGGAGGATCGAGCTCGTCTTTGAGAGGGACGTGCCACCGATTCGGAAGGGGGAGAGGCTGACGTTAGTCGCGCCAGAGCCCCTATGGGTGTTCACGGCGGA
It encodes:
- a CDS encoding amidohydrolase — encoded protein: MLNEVPVRPLAVAGRVLEGFDESGRPIWHDGMVVEGGRVVYLGSRAREVAGPGATVLEVDGVVLPGFTDSHAHLSSLGLSLKTLDLRGVDSIGELKRRVAEAARKLGPGAWILGRGWDQELFKEGRWPTRWDLDEAAPSNPVLLVRVCGHAAVANTLALAAAGITDSTPDPPGGIIEREGGRVTGVLKESAVEMVLAVAQRGSAEAMVREGVEALLANGVTCVHAMSVRGEELAALVKLAESGELRVRVRAYLDSSVPDPRPLSLGYLRVVGLKAFADGSLGARTAALREPYSDDPGNSGVLLMDRSAIARALEMAGRRGLQLAVHAIGDRALEEVVEAAKLVRGSLRVEHASVAPPDLLDRLAELGLPVSAQPRFIISDWWIVSRLGMRARWAYPFRSILQRGINLSFSSDAPVEPCNPWEGVYAAVTRGSLEGLPASRLWASEALRVEEAVRCYTEAAPRILGEAYGRLSPGYPADFIVVDGDPFSLPGGEVRRVRVLATYVDGVRVR
- a CDS encoding biotin/lipoate A/B protein ligase family protein, with the translated sequence MVRELRVLLYETPGDPFMNLAFEEALARARGAGLIPDTLRIWRNARAVVIGYFQRAEEEVDLAEAERLKVSVVRRFTGGGAVYHDLGNVNYALAVSLPSSDPEGYAYGYLLRGTLRALEKLGVRASVENVNDVVAAGRKVSGTAASFRWNCCFLHGTLLVDADLDALSRLLKPAVEKLSSRGISDVKRRVVNLSELLGVKPSYRRIVSALVEGFAELLGAEAYFDLPLREELEVAELLYERKYRRVEWNLRRAPHSAFAGLEEEIRGVLRG
- a CDS encoding peroxiredoxin, with the translated sequence MEPGRFPLIGEKVPSFTAKTTHGVINFPDDYKGKWIVLFSHPADFTPVCTTEFVAFQKRFEEFQKLNVQLIGLSIDQVFSHIKWVEWIKEKLGVEIKFPIIADDTGEIAKKYGMIHPGKGTNTVRAVFIIDPNGILRAVFYYPQELGRNIDEILRAVKALQVSDQHKVAMPANWPNNELIGDKVIIPPATDEKTAKERLERAARKEIECYDWWFCYKSLQ
- a CDS encoding glycoside hydrolase family 42 translates to MRTVKSGSLVTVDGSFRFLLGVNYWPRLLNIRMWRDWSEEAVKQDALQMRELGVRVARVFIKCEDFADEQGGVREEAAAKLGKLLDILAENGVGAFVTFLVGHMSGKNWPIPWTSFEDLYEPASVEKTLRFVRSIVERFKGHPAVAGWILSNELSLVKRASSRGEALQLLRSFACTVKGLDGDHVVSSGDVPDSYMQETPNVRDVVDYVGPHLYLYDSDEVRHGYAYASYIELFSCAGSAPVILEEFGFSTLQYSEESHARFINEILYTALAHEASGAFVWCFSDFPHESDPPYEWRPLELGFGLVRRDGSWKPAAHVCRRFASELGALEELGLHTRYRRVASAAVVAPFYLFRDYEFVWYKQALGFYGIAQLLCAGYAALTGASVPARIVYELDVERTFGWAKLLTLPSTVAALASTWRRLVGYVESGGVLYASFIRGLGGFRALHDSPTHLWVELFGVENTLEAGSVGRSLAGRIELVFERDVPPIRKGERLTLVAPEPLWVFTAEPVDAEVVAVDGEGRPMLFAAQRGRGRVFLSLLPFEAVLARQEKLEWSFCRFYEALANSAGIERPYVSSDPRVEVQTFASDDSDVVFAINHSREAVEAVLTPSKPVEEATRLGGDAELRSVKRSSLSLTMPGKSAAVLLVRR